The Clostridia bacterium genome includes a region encoding these proteins:
- a CDS encoding SpoVA/SpoVAEb family sporulation membrane protein — protein sequence VGGLICLIAQALFGYFQQLGYSFEAASSATSMTMVFGGALATGLGLYDRLTKIGGAGAIIPITGFANSIVAPAMEYRKEGFVFGIGARMFTVAGPVLTYGFITSVLIGLILFYIS from the coding sequence TAGTTGGAGGTTTGATTTGCTTAATAGCTCAAGCTCTTTTTGGCTATTTTCAGCAATTAGGTTATAGCTTCGAAGCTGCCAGCTCGGCTACAAGCATGACCATGGTATTTGGTGGGGCACTGGCCACTGGCCTAGGTCTTTACGATCGTTTAACCAAGATAGGTGGAGCGGGAGCCATCATCCCCATCACCGGTTTTGCCAATTCCATAGTAGCACCGGCTATGGAATATCGGAAGGAGGGTTTCGTCTTTGGAATCGGCGCTAGGATGTTTACTGTAGCTGGTCCTGTTCTCACTTATGGGTTTATTACTTCTGTGCTAATAGGCCTTATACTCT